In Desulfovibrio litoralis DSM 11393, a genomic segment contains:
- a CDS encoding permease has product MSETDKKEPDCCTSNNNKQDTQKESEVSSCHCACNTKNNTSTKKPFNTKKYFLTLLVLAVIWYAIYSNILQFANWLTLSVFKLVPDTHAAQSLEFFIYDTIKILLLIVAMVYVLAWVRVSLNVERVRDYLSGKSRVVGYFLGAMFGAVTPFCSCSSIPLFIGFTTARIPIGITMSFLITSPLVNEVAVVILWGLLGWKFTLVYVTIGMTVGIIGGFFMDAIKAERWLQPFLRDHINSTDTASHNGTNSPVKKISIAERHLFAYSETRDIFKRVWRWVIIGVGVGAILHGYVPESLIAETIGQKQWWSVPLSVMVGIPLYTNVHGMIPVMESMLLKGVPIGTTLALSMSTIAVSLPEIIMLKQVMRWKLLAIFIGMMLVIFSIVGWLFNAIDFIIL; this is encoded by the coding sequence ATGTCAGAAACAGACAAAAAAGAACCCGATTGTTGCACATCAAATAACAACAAGCAAGATACACAAAAAGAATCAGAAGTATCTTCTTGCCACTGTGCCTGCAACACAAAAAATAATACAAGCACTAAAAAACCTTTTAATACAAAAAAATATTTTCTAACACTTTTGGTTTTAGCCGTTATCTGGTATGCGATTTATTCAAACATTCTCCAATTTGCGAACTGGTTAACTCTAAGTGTTTTTAAACTTGTTCCCGATACTCATGCGGCTCAATCTCTTGAATTTTTTATTTATGATACCATAAAAATATTACTCTTGATCGTTGCTATGGTTTATGTTTTGGCATGGGTAAGGGTAAGCTTAAATGTAGAACGCGTTAGAGACTATTTATCAGGTAAAAGCCGTGTTGTCGGATATTTTTTAGGAGCTATGTTCGGAGCGGTTACCCCTTTTTGTTCATGTTCCAGTATTCCTCTTTTTATCGGCTTTACTACCGCTCGTATTCCAATCGGTATTACCATGAGCTTTTTAATTACCTCTCCGCTTGTTAACGAAGTTGCTGTGGTAATTCTTTGGGGTTTACTCGGTTGGAAGTTTACTCTTGTCTATGTTACAATAGGTATGACAGTCGGTATCATCGGTGGTTTTTTTATGGACGCTATAAAAGCCGAACGTTGGCTTCAACCTTTTTTGCGTGATCATATAAATAGCACTGACACCGCCAGCCATAACGGCACAAACTCACCCGTAAAAAAAATCAGTATTGCCGAACGTCATCTTTTTGCGTATTCCGAAACAAGAGATATTTTCAAACGTGTTTGGCGTTGGGTAATTATTGGGGTTGGGGTTGGAGCGATACTGCATGGTTATGTCCCTGAAAGTCTGATTGCGGAAACTATTGGACAAAAACAATGGTGGAGCGTTCCTTTATCTGTAATGGTTGGTATACCGCTTTATACAAATGTACACGGAATGATCCCCGTTATGGAAAGTATGTTGTTAAAAGGTGTCCCGATTGGCACCACCCTTGCTTTATCTATGAGTACTATCGCTGTCAGCTTGCCTGAAATTATTATGCTTAAACAAGTGATGCGTTGGAAACTACTCGCTATTTTTATTGGAATGATGTTGGTTATTTTTTCTATTGTAGGCTGGCTTTTTAATGCAATTGATTTTATAATACTATAA